From Pseudomonas alcaligenes, a single genomic window includes:
- a CDS encoding TetR/AcrR family transcriptional regulator, which produces MNLTRTQRRAADMRRNLIEIAETLLIEGGAAAVTADEVARRADVSLQTVYNRVGGKPALLIAIAERSMEENRAYVDKAYEGKGTPEERGLRIFNAYVNFAFDRPHQFRILANPPEEPEAISRIGAMAQEQIAHLTSIIRGGIASEWASPDIDPESATNAVWAMMNGLLSLALRDDALRSETISRESLVQAAITVIQLGLRNRQS; this is translated from the coding sequence GTGAATCTGACCCGTACCCAGCGCCGCGCCGCTGATATGCGCCGTAACCTAATTGAGATTGCTGAAACGCTTCTGATCGAGGGCGGGGCGGCAGCTGTGACAGCTGATGAGGTGGCGCGGCGTGCCGATGTGTCCCTACAGACGGTCTACAACCGCGTGGGCGGTAAACCAGCGCTGTTAATAGCCATTGCAGAAAGGTCAATGGAGGAGAATCGTGCTTACGTCGATAAGGCGTATGAAGGGAAAGGCACACCTGAAGAACGTGGGCTTCGGATATTCAATGCCTATGTGAACTTCGCATTCGATCGTCCACATCAGTTCCGAATTTTGGCCAACCCTCCAGAGGAGCCAGAGGCTATCTCCCGCATCGGGGCAATGGCTCAGGAGCAAATTGCGCACTTAACCTCCATCATTCGAGGCGGAATTGCCAGTGAGTGGGCCAGCCCGGACATTGATCCCGAGAGCGCCACTAACGCTGTCTGGGCAATGATGAATGGCCTCTTAAGTCTGGCCTTGCGAGATGACGCTCTGAGATCAGAAACGATCAGCCGAGAGTCGCTGGTACAGGCGGCCATAACCGTAATTCAGCTCGGACTACGGAACCGACAGTCCTAG
- a CDS encoding DUF1329 domain-containing protein produces the protein MSKNILQMGVLALSVLATSVLAAVSPDEAATLGTTLTPLGAEIAGNADGSIPAWTGGLPKDAGTVDSKGFLADPFANEKALFTITAQNVDQHKDKLTPGQYAMFKRYPETYRIPVFPTHRSVTVPAGIAAAAKSNAMTTKLVQSGSGLENFKEAYPFPIPKNGLEAIWNHITRYRGGSVRRSVTQATPQSSGTYSLVYFQEEFTFRSNLRDYDASKPSNVLFYFKQRVTAPSRLAGNVMLVHETLDQVKEPRLAWLYNAGQRRVRRAPQVSYDGPGTASDGLQTSDNFDMYNGAPDRYDWSLQGKKEIYIPYNSYKLDSPKLKYSDILKAGHINQDLTRYELHRVWHVVATLKSGERHIYSKRDFYIDEDTWQAAEIDHYDGRGNLWRVAEAHSQYYYNTQVPWYTLETIADLQAGRYLAMGMKNEEKQAYDFTYAASENDYTPAALRLAGVR, from the coding sequence ATGAGCAAAAATATTTTGCAAATGGGTGTTCTGGCGTTGTCCGTACTCGCCACAAGCGTTCTGGCAGCTGTGTCCCCCGACGAGGCTGCAACGCTAGGTACCACCCTAACTCCGCTGGGCGCCGAGATTGCCGGCAATGCCGATGGTTCCATTCCCGCCTGGACTGGTGGCCTGCCAAAGGATGCCGGAACCGTGGATAGCAAAGGCTTCCTCGCCGATCCGTTCGCGAATGAGAAAGCGTTGTTCACCATCACCGCGCAAAACGTAGATCAGCACAAAGACAAGCTGACTCCGGGGCAGTACGCGATGTTTAAGCGTTATCCGGAAACTTACAGAATCCCGGTATTCCCTACCCACCGCTCGGTCACTGTTCCTGCCGGTATTGCTGCTGCCGCCAAGTCCAACGCCATGACGACCAAGTTGGTGCAGAGTGGCAGCGGCTTGGAGAACTTCAAGGAGGCCTATCCCTTCCCGATCCCGAAAAATGGTTTGGAAGCGATCTGGAATCACATCACCCGTTACCGGGGAGGCAGCGTACGCCGGTCGGTAACGCAAGCGACGCCGCAGTCGAGTGGCACCTACAGCCTGGTGTACTTTCAGGAAGAGTTCACATTCCGCAGCAACCTGCGTGACTACGACGCCAGCAAACCGAGCAACGTCCTGTTCTACTTCAAGCAACGGGTCACCGCACCTTCTCGGTTGGCAGGTAACGTGATGTTGGTGCACGAGACCCTCGATCAAGTCAAAGAGCCCCGTCTGGCATGGCTCTATAACGCTGGCCAACGTCGGGTTCGCCGTGCTCCGCAGGTGTCTTATGACGGCCCTGGAACCGCCTCAGATGGCCTGCAAACGTCCGACAACTTCGACATGTACAACGGCGCGCCTGATCGTTACGACTGGAGCCTGCAAGGCAAGAAGGAAATCTACATTCCTTACAACAGCTACAAGCTTGACTCGCCCAAGCTGAAATACAGCGACATCCTCAAGGCCGGCCACATCAACCAGGATCTGACCCGTTACGAGTTGCACCGAGTCTGGCACGTGGTGGCGACGCTGAAGTCCGGTGAGAGGCACATTTATTCCAAGCGTGACTTCTATATCGACGAGGACACCTGGCAAGCCGCAGAGATCGATCATTACGACGGCCGCGGTAACCTCTGGCGTGTGGCGGAGGCTCACTCTCAGTACTACTACAACACGCAAGTGCCCTGGTACACCCTGGAGACTATTGCCGACTTGCAGGCCGGCCGATATTTGGCCATGGGAATGAAGAACGAGGAGAAACAAGCCTACGACTTCACTTACGCCGCTTCGGAAAACGATTACACCCCAGCAGCATTGCGCCTTGCAGGCGTGCGCTAA
- a CDS encoding nitrate- and nitrite sensing domain-containing protein → MRGSYGLPLLLLTGAAAIAVLTLLFYGLHRRQQRQHQQHMRMNIRQLALLRALISGFQRHRGLSNGVLCGDASLSQDLVAARQGLDQHIRAAQELDSTHRDTWNGLFDHWSRLREGRNTDAVNNLAQHHLIIRNSIFLMQDVACEVDLSEGRAALGYLPCIWREVVQAAEWAGQARALGTGIAAAGHSSAEQRVRLRFLYQKIQLLAGAAFATLQRHAAEHPQTKISSLPQRERVVADFLRCIEQELLSQERPTIAAKTYFQHATLAIDELLALVDMALTQLQPR, encoded by the coding sequence ATGCGTGGATCATACGGACTGCCGTTGCTCTTGCTGACCGGTGCCGCGGCCATAGCCGTACTAACCCTACTGTTCTACGGCCTGCATCGACGCCAGCAGCGGCAACATCAACAGCATATGCGGATGAACATCCGCCAACTGGCTCTGCTGCGCGCGCTGATATCCGGGTTTCAGCGCCATCGTGGCCTGAGCAATGGCGTGCTCTGCGGCGATGCCAGCCTGAGTCAGGATCTTGTCGCCGCGCGCCAAGGACTGGATCAGCATATCCGTGCCGCGCAGGAGCTCGACAGCACGCACCGGGACACCTGGAATGGTTTGTTCGATCACTGGTCGCGTCTGCGCGAAGGGCGCAATACAGACGCGGTGAACAATCTGGCGCAGCATCACCTGATCATTCGCAACAGCATTTTTCTGATGCAGGATGTGGCCTGCGAAGTCGATCTGAGCGAGGGCCGGGCAGCGCTGGGCTACCTACCCTGCATCTGGCGGGAAGTGGTGCAGGCGGCAGAGTGGGCGGGCCAGGCCCGCGCCCTGGGCACTGGCATCGCAGCAGCCGGTCACAGCAGTGCCGAGCAGCGAGTGAGGTTGCGTTTTCTGTACCAGAAAATTCAGCTGCTGGCAGGTGCGGCCTTTGCCACCTTGCAACGTCATGCCGCCGAGCATCCGCAGACCAAAATCTCTAGTCTGCCGCAGCGCGAGCGGGTGGTAGCGGATTTCCTGCGCTGTATTGAGCAGGAGCTGCTCAGCCAGGAACGACCCACTATTGCCGCAAAGACTTACTTCCAACACGCCACCCTCGCCATCGATGAGCTGCTGGCTCTGGTAGATATGGCGTTGACTCAGCTACAGCCCCGCTGA
- a CDS encoding EAL domain-containing protein gives MLATRQLLHHNHKALPARHCNPPAAPMVCTRYRDLSLTSHFQPIFSIAHGHAVGYEGLIRAHHDDGSVVSPATLLAMPGNGKECLELDRTCRTLHVRNFARQDSGQAWLFLNLNSQYLVTERPDIGFTQDLLQASGIPAHRLVIEVIESEVSDPAQLKRFIRYFRQLGCLIAIDDFGAGHSNFDRIWDLEPDIVKIDRRLIQDAGRYRRVERILTGIVSLLHEAGSLVVVEGVETEHEALVATAADADMVQGFYFAKPQARINIAQNFTDTFGDLLRGQHLASVKHHADMQHYVREIEGLFQQAVADFAGHQSFDQSSTQLFTDPRTTRSYLLNEAGYQVSAPRYRQQRNARFAPLLGGGNANWSHKHYHYRALKQPGVIQISRPYLSVTDACMCITLSQTVKVGGTLYVFCCDLDWQEER, from the coding sequence ATGCTAGCTACTCGCCAGCTGCTGCACCACAACCACAAAGCTCTGCCCGCCCGCCACTGCAACCCGCCGGCCGCTCCAATGGTCTGTACCCGCTATCGTGACCTGTCACTCACTAGCCACTTCCAGCCCATTTTCAGCATTGCCCATGGCCATGCGGTCGGCTACGAGGGGCTGATTCGCGCACACCATGACGATGGCTCGGTGGTGTCGCCGGCGACCCTGCTTGCTATGCCGGGTAATGGCAAGGAATGTCTGGAGTTGGATCGCACCTGCCGGACCTTACATGTGCGCAATTTTGCCCGCCAGGATAGTGGTCAAGCCTGGCTGTTCCTCAATCTGAACTCGCAGTACCTGGTCACCGAGCGACCGGATATCGGCTTTACCCAGGATCTGCTCCAAGCATCCGGAATTCCAGCGCATCGGCTGGTGATAGAGGTCATTGAAAGTGAGGTCAGTGACCCTGCCCAGTTGAAGCGGTTCATCCGCTATTTCCGTCAGTTGGGCTGCCTGATCGCCATCGATGACTTTGGTGCAGGACACTCCAACTTCGACCGCATCTGGGATCTGGAACCCGACATCGTCAAGATCGATCGCCGCCTGATCCAGGATGCTGGCCGTTACCGCCGGGTGGAGCGGATTCTTACCGGCATAGTCAGCTTGCTGCACGAAGCCGGCAGCCTGGTGGTGGTAGAGGGGGTGGAAACAGAACACGAGGCATTGGTGGCCACTGCGGCCGACGCCGACATGGTGCAGGGCTTCTATTTTGCCAAACCGCAGGCCCGCATCAACATCGCTCAGAACTTTACCGATACCTTCGGTGACCTGCTCCGTGGCCAGCATCTGGCAAGCGTCAAACACCACGCAGACATGCAGCACTATGTGCGGGAAATTGAGGGCCTGTTCCAGCAGGCCGTGGCGGACTTTGCCGGCCACCAGAGTTTTGACCAGAGCAGCACCCAGCTCTTCACTGATCCACGCACGACTCGAAGTTATCTGCTCAATGAGGCAGGATACCAGGTGTCGGCCCCGCGCTACCGGCAGCAGCGGAATGCGCGCTTTGCGCCCTTGTTGGGTGGGGGTAATGCCAACTGGTCACACAAGCACTACCATTACCGGGCGCTGAAACAACCTGGGGTCATTCAGATCAGCCGACCCTATCTGTCGGTAACGGATGCGTGCATGTGCATCACGCTGTCGCAGACCGTCAAGGTCGGCGGCACACTCTATGTTTTCTGCTGCGATCTGGATTGGCAAGAAGAGCGATAA
- a CDS encoding methyl-accepting chemotaxis protein, with translation MKWLTYPALLLLRELGIVGMIRTLLGITLAGATVTLAFPTWPSGGLWAVLAYLAISSLWLLWREVGQLQLYCAASIPDAALESASAPEWQLLQSIGRSLQQWLNRQQRQQQLLQQRLDEISHSSQELEQSAVLVTRNAEGQSAAASTAAAAVEQLNVSIVQVAALADESRQTSILASEQLADGIDQLTKLVRQLSEMAQQAITTNELILQLNTNSHTINEMSGTIRGIADQTNLLALNAAIEAARAGESGRGFAVVADEVRRLALHSQESAAEISRNIESVQRHINGATLQVADLTDLAHRSAHSSEAVRTLLDQVQRRTLQLTEQVDQVAVSTEQQGKAVAEIAELADRVRQGNVDNLRAADQARTISHHLAHLTE, from the coding sequence ATGAAGTGGCTTACCTACCCAGCGCTCTTGCTGCTGCGCGAACTGGGCATCGTTGGCATGATCCGCACGCTGCTCGGTATTACGTTGGCGGGCGCCACTGTCACGCTGGCGTTTCCGACATGGCCGTCGGGGGGGCTCTGGGCGGTACTGGCGTACCTAGCTATATCCAGCCTGTGGCTGCTGTGGCGGGAGGTCGGGCAGTTGCAACTCTATTGCGCAGCCTCCATCCCGGATGCCGCCCTGGAGTCGGCCAGCGCTCCCGAGTGGCAGCTGCTGCAGTCGATTGGCAGAAGTTTGCAGCAGTGGCTGAATCGGCAGCAACGCCAACAACAACTGTTGCAACAGCGTCTGGATGAAATCTCCCACTCGTCACAAGAGCTCGAGCAGAGTGCTGTGCTGGTGACCCGTAACGCAGAAGGGCAAAGCGCAGCAGCCAGCACCGCGGCAGCGGCGGTCGAGCAATTGAATGTGAGCATTGTGCAGGTGGCAGCGTTGGCCGATGAGTCCCGACAGACCAGCATACTGGCCAGCGAGCAGTTGGCCGATGGCATCGATCAGCTCACCAAGCTGGTGCGGCAGTTGTCCGAGATGGCGCAGCAGGCCATCACCACCAACGAACTGATCCTGCAACTGAACACCAACTCGCACACCATCAATGAAATGTCCGGCACCATCCGTGGCATTGCTGACCAAACCAATCTGCTCGCGCTGAATGCCGCCATCGAAGCGGCCCGAGCGGGGGAGAGCGGGCGCGGATTCGCCGTGGTGGCCGATGAAGTGCGTCGTCTGGCCCTGCACAGCCAGGAGTCGGCGGCAGAAATCAGCCGGAACATTGAGTCGGTACAACGGCACATCAACGGCGCAACGCTGCAGGTGGCCGACTTGACCGATCTGGCCCACCGCAGTGCCCACAGTTCGGAGGCGGTGCGCACGCTGCTCGACCAGGTGCAGCGGCGAACTCTGCAGTTGACCGAGCAGGTGGATCAGGTGGCGGTCAGTACCGAACAACAGGGCAAGGCCGTTGCGGAAATCGCCGAACTGGCCGACCGCGTTCGTCAGGGCAATGTCGACAACCTCAGGGCGGCCGATCAGGCCCGCACCATCTCCCATCATCTGGCTCATCTGACGGAGTAG
- a CDS encoding CHASE domain-containing protein: protein MRYKALRPTTHVQWLVTLLALAGIYYAAARLGLLLAFANTNASPVWPPSGIALAALLLFGYRIWPGITIGAFAANFAVFAANHVAAGSTSVVVSLAIAIGNTLEAVIGCYLLHAWVKSEHFLATPLSVAQFVLITLLMCTVSAAIGTSSLILSGIAPEAAHTVIFTTWWLGDTAGIVMLTPLLVSWAARFEPPRAARSAVEMALSALALALVLLVLFGQHLPSDAGNRALVYLLLPAIAWTAYRYGLHGVTLVLLLVTGSAVWSTTQGYGPFATGTLNESLLTLEIFIALASVTGLVLAADLTERARALRRALGTVPFRQVRPQWLALLVSLGLTVLAWHFVASGTQAQAHDRFEYLVGDVQLRISERLKAYEQVLRSGQSLFRASTSVEREDWREFVLAQHVAQTYPGIQGIGYAKRFTAEQKAALEDSVRGEGFPDFRVWPAGEREEYAPVLFLEPFTGRNLRAFGFDMLTEPVRRAALTQARDSGRATLSGKVRLVQETNDDVQTGALLYLPVYRKGAPLATPAERSQALEGFVYSPFRMNDFMAGTLGTKTAEIAVQIFDGNETTESALMYSSGSLSAEQQAEYPNPLTRQTQISLAEHQWTLKVTTLPAFETSVDRQKSFVVLVGGSLISLLLFFVVRNLTTLRESAKTLAEQLTVAFTESEIRFGTLVNAASEFAIIATDVSGTIKIFNTGAEQMLGYRDADLVDQQTPSVLHVREEVEARGAELGQLLDGPVAGFDALVAMARQGRADTREWTYVRKDGSRLPVQLTVTAVRDSVDEIMGFLCIAKDISHEREAAQQLRDAMARAEEASRAKSDFVASMSHEIRTPMNAVLGITHLLSSTPLSTDQRKYLQMLRGSGEFLLVILNDVLDFSKLEAGHLTVDPAPFRLDDVLSALATVMSVNAAHKDLELVIGVEPDVPDALIGDAQRLQQVLVNLIGNAIKFTEQGEVALLVQRVGSDAETASLCFRVRDTGIGITAEQQARLFAPFSQADSSIARRFGGTGLGLAISKRLVSLMGGTIAVDSAVGIGSEFRVVLRFPLTRQQSQASEDIARAHGNLRILVVDDNPISLGYLCKMITSWHWQVDSVGSGKQAVERVRTLALRDEFYDAVIADWQMPEMDGLHTQREIRALLPMRPLSTVIMVSAFNHSRLMQTPASTDIDAVLIKPITSSSLFDTLHEVQAARIDLNTSAHSERAHLAADKPLQGVHLLLVEDNPVNQFVAKGMLEHAGATLEITDNGQQAVDRLRADPQRYQLVLMDVHMPVMDGLTATRVIRHELQLRLPILAISAGVLSYEREQCTSAGMDDFLAKPIDCELMLATIRQHLPPVTQAANAPAPSSTPTAPTLLAENLAVFDVGPLLSLGEDDPSYLNTLVALVTRTVANGLAPISDAHRAWQEGRHSDAARLFHTLRSSLGTLGAKPFAATTLQIEQAISDNDRARVDTLFPVITQDLEATLRAAELWLTRQAACGTSTDVPLDCDLAQTTQFHALLQQQNLAACQLYNRMRSALFAELGSNDRVVLDQAMEQLDFQAALAVIRPMLEAME, encoded by the coding sequence ATGCGGTATAAAGCGCTGCGCCCAACGACTCATGTGCAATGGCTGGTCACCCTCCTTGCGCTGGCCGGCATTTACTATGCGGCAGCCCGGCTCGGGCTTTTGTTAGCCTTCGCCAACACCAATGCATCCCCAGTCTGGCCGCCGTCGGGTATCGCCTTAGCCGCCCTGCTGCTGTTCGGTTATCGCATCTGGCCTGGGATTACCATCGGCGCCTTTGCCGCCAACTTCGCCGTGTTTGCCGCCAACCATGTCGCCGCTGGCAGCACTTCGGTCGTCGTGTCATTGGCCATCGCCATCGGCAACACCCTCGAAGCCGTGATCGGTTGTTATTTGTTGCATGCCTGGGTGAAATCCGAACACTTCCTGGCGACACCGCTATCGGTCGCCCAGTTTGTGCTGATCACCCTGCTGATGTGCACGGTCAGCGCCGCCATCGGCACCAGCAGCCTGATCCTCAGCGGCATTGCGCCAGAAGCCGCGCACACGGTCATCTTCACCACCTGGTGGTTGGGCGATACCGCCGGCATTGTCATGCTGACGCCCTTGCTGGTCAGTTGGGCCGCCCGCTTCGAGCCACCTCGGGCCGCGCGGTCTGCCGTCGAAATGGCACTCTCAGCGCTGGCGCTGGCGCTGGTACTGCTGGTCTTGTTTGGCCAGCATCTGCCCAGCGATGCCGGGAATCGGGCGTTGGTGTATCTGCTGTTGCCGGCCATCGCGTGGACCGCCTATCGCTACGGATTGCATGGCGTCACGCTGGTCTTGTTGCTGGTCACCGGTAGCGCCGTCTGGAGCACGACACAGGGTTACGGCCCCTTTGCGACCGGCACGCTGAATGAGTCCTTGCTGACGCTGGAAATCTTTATTGCACTCGCCAGTGTCACGGGGCTGGTGTTGGCAGCCGATCTCACCGAACGGGCACGGGCCCTCCGGCGGGCATTGGGCACAGTGCCTTTCCGTCAGGTTCGCCCACAGTGGTTGGCGCTGCTGGTCAGCCTGGGTCTGACCGTGCTGGCTTGGCATTTCGTGGCGTCAGGAACCCAGGCCCAAGCGCATGATCGCTTTGAGTACTTGGTAGGAGACGTTCAGCTGCGCATCAGCGAGCGCCTGAAAGCCTATGAACAAGTGCTGCGCAGCGGCCAAAGCTTGTTCCGTGCTTCCACCTCGGTAGAACGAGAAGACTGGCGGGAGTTCGTGCTGGCGCAACACGTCGCGCAAACCTATCCGGGTATTCAGGGCATCGGTTACGCCAAACGATTCACCGCTGAGCAGAAGGCCGCGCTGGAGGACAGCGTGCGGGGGGAAGGTTTCCCGGACTTTCGGGTTTGGCCCGCGGGCGAGCGCGAGGAATACGCCCCGGTCCTGTTTCTTGAACCCTTTACCGGGCGCAACCTGCGCGCGTTTGGTTTCGACATGCTGACCGAACCGGTGCGCCGCGCCGCCCTGACCCAGGCAAGAGACTCGGGCCGGGCCACCCTCTCGGGCAAGGTCCGGTTGGTGCAGGAAACGAATGACGACGTACAGACCGGTGCCCTGCTGTATTTGCCGGTTTACCGTAAAGGTGCACCGCTCGCCACGCCAGCCGAGCGCAGCCAGGCGCTGGAAGGCTTTGTGTACAGCCCGTTCCGGATGAACGATTTCATGGCTGGCACGCTCGGCACGAAAACCGCGGAAATTGCCGTGCAGATTTTTGATGGCAACGAGACCACCGAATCTGCCCTGATGTACTCCAGCGGCTCGCTATCAGCCGAGCAGCAGGCCGAGTACCCCAACCCGCTCACCCGGCAGACCCAGATATCGCTTGCTGAGCACCAATGGACGCTCAAGGTCACGACCCTGCCGGCATTTGAGACGTCGGTAGACCGCCAGAAATCCTTTGTCGTGCTGGTTGGCGGCTCGCTTATCAGCCTCCTGCTGTTCTTCGTGGTGCGGAATTTGACCACCCTGCGGGAGAGCGCCAAGACGCTCGCCGAGCAACTGACCGTCGCGTTCACCGAGTCCGAGATCCGCTTTGGCACGCTGGTCAATGCGGCCAGTGAGTTCGCGATCATCGCTACCGATGTCAGCGGCACCATCAAGATATTCAACACCGGGGCCGAGCAGATGCTGGGCTACCGCGATGCCGACCTCGTCGATCAGCAGACGCCGTCCGTGCTTCATGTCCGCGAGGAGGTGGAAGCACGTGGCGCTGAACTGGGCCAGCTGCTGGACGGCCCGGTTGCGGGGTTCGACGCGCTTGTCGCCATGGCACGCCAAGGTCGGGCCGACACGCGCGAATGGACCTATGTGCGCAAGGATGGTTCACGACTCCCCGTGCAGCTTACGGTGACCGCCGTGCGTGATTCGGTGGACGAGATCATGGGCTTCCTGTGCATTGCCAAAGACATCAGCCATGAGCGGGAAGCTGCCCAGCAGTTACGCGACGCCATGGCGCGAGCCGAAGAGGCCAGTCGGGCGAAAAGCGATTTCGTCGCCAGCATGAGCCACGAGATCCGCACGCCGATGAATGCGGTGCTGGGCATCACCCACCTGCTGTCGAGTACCCCGCTGTCCACGGATCAGCGCAAATACCTGCAGATGCTCCGCGGGTCGGGCGAATTCTTGCTCGTCATTCTCAATGATGTACTGGACTTCTCCAAGCTGGAGGCCGGGCATTTGACAGTCGACCCCGCCCCGTTCCGCCTGGACGATGTGCTCAGTGCGCTGGCCACGGTCATGTCGGTCAACGCCGCCCACAAGGACCTGGAGTTGGTGATCGGGGTCGAACCCGATGTGCCGGACGCGCTCATCGGTGACGCACAGCGCTTGCAGCAGGTGCTGGTCAACCTGATTGGTAACGCCATCAAGTTCACCGAGCAGGGGGAAGTCGCTTTACTCGTGCAGCGGGTGGGCTCCGATGCGGAGACTGCCAGCCTGTGCTTCCGGGTACGTGATACCGGCATCGGCATCACGGCCGAGCAACAGGCGCGCTTGTTCGCGCCATTTAGCCAGGCCGACAGTTCCATCGCCCGTCGTTTTGGTGGCACGGGTCTGGGGTTGGCGATTTCGAAACGGCTAGTGTCCCTCATGGGTGGGACCATCGCTGTTGACAGCGCGGTTGGCATCGGCAGCGAGTTCCGCGTTGTGCTTCGGTTTCCGCTTACGCGGCAGCAAAGCCAAGCCAGCGAAGACATCGCTCGCGCTCATGGAAACCTGCGCATCCTGGTCGTCGATGACAACCCGATCAGCCTTGGCTATCTATGCAAAATGATCACCAGCTGGCATTGGCAAGTCGATAGTGTGGGGTCCGGCAAGCAGGCGGTGGAGCGGGTGCGCACGCTGGCCCTACGCGACGAATTCTATGATGCGGTTATCGCAGACTGGCAGATGCCCGAAATGGATGGTCTGCACACTCAGCGGGAAATCCGTGCGTTACTCCCGATGCGGCCCCTTTCCACTGTCATCATGGTCAGTGCCTTTAATCACAGCAGGCTCATGCAGACACCCGCATCGACAGACATCGATGCCGTACTGATTAAGCCCATCACCAGTTCCAGCCTGTTCGATACCCTGCATGAAGTGCAGGCGGCACGGATAGATCTGAATACTTCCGCCCACTCCGAGCGGGCGCACTTAGCAGCGGATAAGCCATTGCAAGGCGTGCACCTGCTGCTGGTCGAAGACAATCCAGTGAATCAGTTCGTAGCCAAGGGCATGCTAGAGCACGCCGGTGCTACCTTGGAGATCACCGACAATGGCCAGCAGGCTGTCGACAGGTTACGTGCTGATCCGCAGCGTTATCAGCTCGTGCTCATGGACGTGCATATGCCGGTCATGGATGGCTTGACCGCCACCCGGGTAATCCGCCATGAATTGCAACTGAGATTGCCGATACTGGCTATTTCCGCTGGGGTGCTGAGTTACGAACGCGAGCAGTGCACATCGGCTGGCATGGATGATTTCCTCGCCAAGCCCATCGATTGCGAGCTGATGCTGGCCACCATCCGTCAACACTTACCGCCGGTCACCCAGGCCGCCAATGCGCCGGCCCCCTCCTCCACGCCAACGGCCCCGACGCTTCTGGCCGAGAACCTTGCAGTCTTCGATGTCGGACCGTTGCTCAGCCTAGGCGAGGACGACCCCTCCTACCTTAATACCCTCGTTGCCTTGGTCACGAGGACGGTAGCCAATGGACTCGCGCCCATTTCCGACGCGCATCGCGCATGGCAGGAAGGGCGGCATAGCGATGCGGCGAGGCTATTCCACACCTTGCGCAGCTCCTTGGGCACGCTAGGGGCAAAGCCTTTTGCCGCCACCACCCTGCAAATCGAACAAGCCATTAGCGACAACGACCGCGCCCGGGTCGATACGCTGTTTCCTGTGATCACACAGGATCTGGAAGCCACGCTGAGGGCCGCAGAACTCTGGCTTACAAGGCAAGCAGCCTGTGGAACCAGCACAGATGTGCCCTTGGATTGCGATCTCGCCCAGACAACTCAGTTCCACGCCCTGCTGCAGCAACAAAATCTAGCTGCCTGCCAACTCTACAACCGCATGCGATCTGCATTGTTTGCTGAACTGGGCAGCAATGATCGGGTCGTACTGGATCAGGCTATGGAGCAATTGGACTTTCAAGCGGCATTGGCGGTTATTCGGCCGATGCTGGAGGCGATGGAATGA
- a CDS encoding diguanylate cyclase domain-containing protein, protein MLESEAGSNLILIIDDSADTIRLLNSILKDQGTILFATNGETGIRLAQLQQPTLILLDVEMTGMDGYEVCAALKTNPTTKDCAVIIVTANTGMEREIAALEAGAVDFICKPFKPPVVRARVQAHLRLQQYTTMIRHLANRDGLTGLYNRRHLDEVLSQEFERHRRQQLPLALAIIDVDHFKAYNDYYGHPQGDACLQGVANAINTATRRPGELVARYGGEEFAVILPHTDAAGAEKYGQWLCELIQELQIPHQSSATAPTVTISIGLVSVAPAFQDSTQQMITAADQALYQAKTDGRNRAIVNNRS, encoded by the coding sequence ATGTTGGAGTCAGAGGCCGGATCGAACCTGATCCTGATTATCGACGATAGCGCCGATACTATTCGCTTGCTGAACAGCATCCTCAAGGATCAAGGCACGATCCTGTTTGCCACCAATGGTGAAACGGGCATACGCCTGGCCCAGCTCCAGCAACCGACGCTGATCTTGCTGGATGTGGAAATGACCGGCATGGATGGCTACGAGGTCTGTGCCGCACTCAAGACCAATCCGACGACCAAGGATTGCGCCGTCATCATTGTCACTGCAAACACCGGTATGGAGCGCGAAATTGCGGCGCTGGAGGCTGGTGCGGTGGACTTCATTTGCAAACCGTTCAAGCCGCCTGTGGTGCGAGCCCGCGTTCAGGCTCATCTGCGCTTGCAACAATACACGACCATGATCCGCCACCTCGCCAACCGCGACGGTTTAACTGGATTGTACAACCGTCGCCACCTCGATGAGGTGTTGTCGCAGGAGTTCGAACGGCACCGGCGACAGCAATTGCCATTGGCACTGGCGATCATCGACGTCGATCATTTCAAGGCTTACAACGATTACTACGGCCACCCTCAGGGCGATGCCTGCTTGCAGGGCGTGGCCAATGCCATCAATACCGCCACCCGCCGACCGGGTGAACTGGTCGCGCGTTACGGTGGCGAAGAGTTCGCGGTTATCCTGCCGCACACCGACGCGGCTGGCGCCGAGAAATACGGCCAGTGGCTCTGCGAGCTCATCCAGGAGCTGCAGATCCCCCATCAAAGTTCAGCAACCGCACCTACGGTCACCATCAGCATTGGTTTGGTTTCGGTGGCACCAGCATTTCAGGACTCCACGCAACAGATGATTACAGCCGCCGACCAAGCGCTGTACCAGGCGAAAACGGACGGTCGTAACCGAGCCATCGTAAACAACAGGTCATAA